Genomic segment of Candidatus Aminicenantes bacterium:
ATTTTACCCCACATGGAGAAGAACATGAAAGAATTCAAGGGACAGTTGATTTCCAAGGGGTTCAAGGTGGCGATCGTGGTCTCGCGCTTCAACAACTTCATCACCGAACAGCTGCTGGACGGGGCCAAG
This window contains:
- the ribH gene encoding 6,7-dimethyl-8-ribityllumazine synthase (RibE; 6,7-diimethyl-8-ribityllumazine synthase; DMRL synthase; lumazine synthase; beta subunit of riboflavin synthase; condenses 5-amino-6-(1'-D)-ribityl-amino-2,4(1H,3H)-pyrimidinedione with L-3,4-dihydrohy-2-butanone-4-phosphate to generate 6,6-dimethyl-8-lumazine (DMRL); riboflavin synthase then uses 2 molecules of DMRL to produce riboflavin (vitamin B12); involved in the last steps of riboflavin biosynthesis; forms a 60mer (icosahedral shell) in both Bacillus subtilis and Escherichia coli; in Bacillus subtilis this 60mer is associated with the riboflavin synthase subunit (alpha) while in Escherichia coli it is not); this translates as MKEFKGQLISKGFKVAIVVSRFNNFITEQLLDGAK